A genome region from Patagioenas fasciata isolate bPatFas1 chromosome 31, bPatFas1.hap1, whole genome shotgun sequence includes the following:
- the LOC139825915 gene encoding uncharacterized protein isoform X2 codes for MKTHVGSTDPPDSPRAPPKGVQTDMKTHVGSTDPPGPPQSPPKRSPDRYENTRGIYRPPRTPPEPPQKFEENCVHRSAGRARPILKPARPRVLRSVRPSLLPPVRPSVPAPSVPAPSGPSVCPCSLRPCSLRSVRPCPCSLRSVRLSLLPPALLPPVRPSLSLLPPVRPSVPAPSGPASCAPSVRPCSLRSRILPASRPRVLRSVRPCPCSLRSVRPSLLPPAPRPAVRPSPSLLPPAPRPAVRPSPSLVPPPLRSRVLRSRIFPALLSLFIPVPPARCPWSLYPGPASSPHPGPFIPAPVPTSRSLWSRIVPASPSLRPHPRSLWSLHPGPFVPIPGPSGPWSRILLIPLLGPHIPFSIPLCSLHPPLLPPSPSPSSSSSSPCPVPLSSLSPAPLPPSLLPPSFPAPTCPLRSLRPLLLLLLHPSVPLSSCPSVPLSSRHRSRRPRTLHPRSRTLRSRSILPRSIHPRSRRPRSIHPRSIHPRSRRPRSIHPRSRRSRTLHPRSRSIRPRSRTLCSRYIHPRYVCPSIPAALGPSSPASADPGCSIPDPSDPDRSIPDPSDPDRSIPGPSGPDRSIAHRSILGPSIPAVPAPSIPIAPSRSLQPRSRSLHPRSLHPDRSGPDLSIPDPSGPDLSIPAVPLPPTPIPPVPIAESPLSLSLRPRSLRLWSLHPRLLHPHCPGRSGPAPSILDRFTPRSDHSIPDPSGPAPSIPDRFSPRPDRSIPDPSGPDRSGPDRCIPGRSIPAVPLPPSPVPRIALLPTPVLIAPSRSLHPRSLHPRCPGLPGPSIPGPSIPVPPSPLAPSPLSGSRSLHSRSLHSRSLHPGPSIRARSIPGRSIPAVPIPVAPFPVAPSPPSRSWSLHPRSLHPRRPGPGPFIRGRSIPDVPVLVPSSPVPPSPPSRSLHPRRPGPGPSIPGPSIPGRSIVAAPAADAPELLKPPPTARRGPRRPRSVPGVPESRSRSRSRPDARPPRGVSPPPGVTPPGVTPRCDPPAMDCSCVSDLLLTAPVPLWTPGFAFPDWAYKPESRRDPGVREGPRRPGPTSPVAPRVRVPGLGVQARVQEGPRRPGGTQASGPHIPRRPQGSRSRTGRTSPSPGGTQASGRDPGVRAPHPPSPPGFAFPDWAYKPESRRDPGVREGPRRPGPTSPVAPRVRVPGLGVQARVQEGPRRPGGTQASGPHIPRRPQGSRSRTGRTSPSPGGTQASGRDPGVRAPHPPSPPGFAFPDWAYKPESRRDPGVREGPRRPGPTSPVAPRVRVPGLGVQARVQEGPRRPGGTQASGPHIPRRPQGSRSRTGRTSPSPGGTQASGRDPGVRAPHPPSPPGFAFPDWAYKPESRRDPGVREGPRRPGPTSPVAPRVRVPGLGVQARVQPRVAADPAVALHPGAAAAGALPRGHRLAGRLRRVRHQGPGRGGAAVGGAQVQAPHELRQAQPRAQVLLQQAHPAQDEGQALHVQVQLQQSGAGQLPGAGAGGGGAAAADPPGGGAGRRLRRGAAVAVPRAPPPPRRPPRAPPRAVRAREAAAGNGGAAVRGGCPRGPQGPGPPGSLRPPARVPVGLGGPLRAQTGPPRRALPAPVLPPAAPPAAPPAPPNPPRGGGTDPPGTGVGFGAGSDGQGGRQLRGRGGDPPPRPPRAGDPPQSHPMGDPPTLGGAEPGFPIIKVGGQRFPPPPF; via the exons atgaaaacaCACGTGGGATCTACAGACCCCCCGGactcccccagagcccccccaaaag GAGTccagacagatatgaaaacaCACGTGGGATCTAcagacccccccggccccccccagagcccccccaaaag GAGTccagacagatatgaaaacaCACGTGGGATCTacagacccccccggacccccccagagcccccccaaaag TTTGAGGAAAATTGTGTCCATCGATCCGCCGGCCGCGCTCGCCCGATACTTaaaccggcccggccccgcgtcctgcggtccgtccgtccgtccctgcTCCCTCcggtccgtccgtctgtccctgcTCCCTCCGTCCCTGCTCCCTCcggtccgtccgtctgtccctgcTCCCTCCGGCCCTGCTCCCTCCGGTCCGTccgtccctgtccctgctccctccggtccgtccgtctgtccctgcTCCCTCCGGCCCTGCTCCCTCCGGTCCGTccgtccctgtccctgctccctccggtccgtccgtctgtccctgcTCCCTCCGGCCCCGCGTCCTGcgctccgtccgtccgtccctgcTCCCTCCGGTCCCGCATCCTCCCCGCATCCCGGCCCCGCGTCCTGCGGTCCGTccgtccctgtccctgctccctccggtccgtccgtccgtccctgcTCCCTCCGGCCCCGCGTCCTGCTGTCCGTCCGTCCCCGTCCCTGCTTCCTCCGGCCCCGCGTCCTGCTGTCCGTCCGTCCCCGTCCCTGGTCCCTCCACCCCTCCGGTCCCGCGTCCTCCGGTCCCGCATCTTCCCCGCACTCCTGTCCCTGTTCATCCCGGTCCCTCCGGCCCGGTGTCCCTGGTCCCTCTACCCCGGTCCCGCATCGTCCCCACATCCCGGTCCCTTCATCCCCGCTCCGGTCCCTACATCCCGGTCCCTCTGGTCCCGCATCGTCCCTGCATCCCCGTCCCTTCGTCCCCATCCCCGGTCCCTCTGGTCCCTGCATCCCGGTCCCTTCGTCCCCATCCCTGGTCCCTCCGGTCCCTGGTCCCGTATCCTGCTCATCCCGCTCCTTGGACCCCACATCCCTTTCTCCATCCCCCTCTGCTCCCTCCATCCCCCTCTGCTCCCTccatccccctctccttcctcctcctcctcctccccctgccccgtccctctctcctccctctcccctgccccgctccctccttccctccttcctccctccttcccggcTCCCACCTGCCCGCTCCGCTCCCTCcggccccttctcctcctcctccttcatccctctgtccctctgtcctcctgTCCCTCCGTCCCTCTCTCCTCCCGGCACCGATCCCGCCGACCCCGGACCCTCCATCCCCGGTCCAGGACCCTCCGATCCCGGTCCATCCTTCCCCGGTCCATCCATCCCCGATCCCGCCGACCCCGGTCCATCCATCCCCGCTCCATCCATCCCCGATCCCGCCGACCCCGCTCCATCCATCCCCGGTCCCGCCGGTCCCGGACCCTCCATCCCCGATCCCGGTCCATCCGTCCCCGGTCCCGGACCCTCTGTTCCAGGTACATCCATCCCCGGTACGTGTGTCCATCCATCCCCGCTGCCCTCGGTCCTTCCAGCCCCGCTTCCGCCGACCCCGGCTGCTCCATCCCCGACCCCTCCGATCCCGATCGCTCCATCCCCGACCCCTCCGATCCCGACCGCTCCATCCCCGGTCCCTCCGGTCCCGATCGCTCCATCGCCCATCGCTCCATCCTCGGTCCTTCCATCCCCGCCGTCCCCGCTCCCTCGATCCCGATCGCTCCATCCCGCTCCCTCCAACCGCGGTCCCGATCTCTCCATCCCCGATCTCTCCATCCCGATCGCTCCGGTCCTGATCTCTCCATCCCCGATCCCTCCGGTCCCGATCTCTCCATCCCCGCTGTCCCTCTCCCTCCAACCCCGATCCCTCCCGTCCCGATCGCTGAATCCCCGCTGTCCCTCTCCCTCCGTCCCCGATCCCTCCGACTCTGGTCTCTCCACCCCCGGTTGCTCCATCCGCACTGCCCCGGCCGCTCCGGTCCCGCTCCCTCCATCCTCGATCGCTTCACCCCCCGTTCCGATCACTCCATCCCTGATCCCTCCGGTCCCGCTCCCTCCATCCCCGATCGCTTCAGCCCCCGTCCCGATCGCTCCATCCCCGATCCCTCCGGTCCCGATCGCTCCGGTCCTGATCGCTGCATCCCCGGCCGCTCCATCCCCGCTGTCCCGCTCCCTCCATCCCCGGTCCCTCGGATCGCGCTTCTTCCAACGCCGGTCCTGATCGCTCCATCCCGGTCCCTCCATCCACGCTCGCTCCATCCCCGCTGTCCTGGTCTCCCCGGTCCCTCCATCCCCGGTCCCTCCATTCCGGTCCCTCCATCCCCGCTCGCTCCATCCCCGCTGTCCGGGTCCCGGTCCCTCCATTCCCGGTCTCTCCATTCCCGGTCGCTCCATCCCGGTCCCTCCATCCGCGCTCGTTCCATCCCCGGTCGCTCCATCCCCGCTGTCCCGATCCCGGTCGCTCCATTCCCCGTCGCTCCATCCCCGCCGTCCCGGTCCTGGTCCCTTCATCCGCGGTCGCTCCATCCCCGCCGTCCCGGTCCTGGTCCCTTCATCCGCGGTCGCTCCATCCCCGACGTCCCGGTCCTGGTCCCTTCATCCCCGGTCCCTCCATCCCCGCCGTCCCGGTCCCTCCATCCCCgccgtcccggtcccggtccctcCATCCCCGGTCCCTCCATCCCCGGTCGCTCCATCGTCGCTGCTCCCGCCGCCGATGCACCGGAGCTTCTAAAGCCGCCTCCGACCGCCCGGCGCGGACCCCGGCGTCCCCGCAGCGTCCCCGGTGTCCCGgagtcccggtcccggtcccggtcccggcccGATGCGCGGCCGCCCCGCG GTGTGAGCCCCCCCCCAGGTGTGACCCCCCCAGGTGTGACCCCCAGGTGTGACCCCCCCGCCATGGACTGCAGCTGCGTCTCCGATCTCCTCCTCACGGCCCCCGTCCCGCTCTGGACCCCAG GGTTCGCGTTCCCGGACTGGGCGTACAAGCccgagtccaggagggacccaggcgtccgggagggacccaggcgtccgggccccacatcccCCGTCGCCCCCAGGGTTCGCGTTCCCGGACTGGGCGTACAAGCccgagtccaggagggacccaggcgtccgggagggacccaggcgtccgggccccacatcccCCGTCGCCCCCAGGGTTCGCGTTCCCGGACTGGGCGTACAAGCccgagtccaggagggacccaggcgtccgggagggacccaggcgtccgggccccacatcccCCGTCGCCCCCAGGGTTCGCGTTCCCGGACTGGGCGTACAAGCccgagtccaggagggacccaggcgtccgggagggacccaggcgtccgggccccacatcccCCGTCGCCCCCAGGGTTCGCGTTCCCGGACTGGGCGTACAAGCccgagtccaggagggacccaggcgtccgggagggacccaggcgtccgggccccacatcccCCGTCGCCCCCAGGGTTCGCGTTCCCGGACTGGGCGTACAAGCccgagtccaggagggacccaggcgtccgggagggacccaggcgtccgggccccacatcccCCGTCGCCCCCAGGGTTCGCGTTCCCGGACTGGGCGTACAAGCccgagtccaggagggacccaggcgtccgggagggacccaggcgtccgggccccacatcccCCGTCGCCCCCAGGGTTCGCGTTCCCGGACTGGGCGTACAAGCccgagtccaggagggacccaggcgtccgggagggacccaggcgtccgggccccacatcccCCGTCGCCCCCAGGGTTCGCGTTCCCGGACTGGGCGTACAAGCccgagtccaggagggacccaggcgtccgggagggacccaggcgtccgggccccacatcccCCGTCGCCCCCAGGGTTCGCGTTCCCGGACTGGGCGTACAAGCccgagtccaggagggacccaggcgtccgggagggacccaggcgtccgggccccacatcccCCGTCGCCCCCAGGGTTCGCGTTCCCGGACTGGGCGTACAAGCCCGAGTCCAGCCCCGGGTCGCGGCAGATCCAGCTGTGGCACTTCATCCTGGAGCTGCTGCGGCAGGAGCGCTACCGCGAGGTCATCGCCTGGCAGGGCGACTACGGCGAGTTCGTCATCAAGGACCCGGACGAGGTGGCGCGGCTGTGGGGGGTGCGCAAGTGCAAGCCCCACATGAACTACGACAAGCTCAGCCGCGCGCTCAG gtATTACTACAACAAGCGCATCCTGCACAAGACGAAGGGCAAGCGCTTCACGTACAAGTTCAACTTCAGCAAAGTGGTGCTGGTCAACTACCCGGTGCTGGAGCTGGCGGGGGGGGCGCCGCTGCTGCTGACCCCCCCGGGGGGGGCGCCGGGCGCCGACTGCGCCGAG GCGCTGCAGTCGCTGTTCCtcgggccccgccccccccccgccgaCCCCCCCGCGCGCCCCCCCGCGCTGTTCGAGCCCGAGAAGCTGCGGCTGGAAACGGCGGCGCTGCCGTTCGTGGGGG GTGTCCCCGCGGTCCCCAAGGCCccggccctcctgggtccctacGCCCGCCCGCCCGAGtacccgtggggctgggggggcccctACGTGCCCAAACTGGCCCCCCCCGCCGCGCTCTACCCGCCCCCGTTCTAccccccgctgccccccccgccgccccccccgcccccccaaatcccccccgcgGGGGGGGCACCGACCCCCCCGGAACCGGCGTCGGATTCGGAGCTGGAAGTGACGGACAGGGGGGGCGGCAGCTCCGGGGACGAggcggggacccccccccccgccccccccgcgcgggtgaccccccccaatcccaccccatgggggaccccccAACCTTAGGGGGGGCAGAGCCGGGCTTCCCCATTATTAAGGTGGGGGGGCagcggttcccccccccccctttctaA
- the LOC139825915 gene encoding uncharacterized protein isoform X1: MDRYGPVRTNTDQYGPVRTGVQTDMKTHVGSTDPPDSPRAPPKGVQTDMKTHVGSTDPPGPPQSPPKRSPDRYENTRGIYRPPRTPPEPPQKFEENCVHRSAGRARPILKPARPRVLRSVRPSLLPPVRPSVPAPSVPAPSGPSVCPCSLRPCSLRSVRPCPCSLRSVRLSLLPPALLPPVRPSLSLLPPVRPSVPAPSGPASCAPSVRPCSLRSRILPASRPRVLRSVRPCPCSLRSVRPSLLPPAPRPAVRPSPSLLPPAPRPAVRPSPSLVPPPLRSRVLRSRIFPALLSLFIPVPPARCPWSLYPGPASSPHPGPFIPAPVPTSRSLWSRIVPASPSLRPHPRSLWSLHPGPFVPIPGPSGPWSRILLIPLLGPHIPFSIPLCSLHPPLLPPSPSPSSSSSSPCPVPLSSLSPAPLPPSLLPPSFPAPTCPLRSLRPLLLLLLHPSVPLSSCPSVPLSSRHRSRRPRTLHPRSRTLRSRSILPRSIHPRSRRPRSIHPRSIHPRSRRPRSIHPRSRRSRTLHPRSRSIRPRSRTLCSRYIHPRYVCPSIPAALGPSSPASADPGCSIPDPSDPDRSIPDPSDPDRSIPGPSGPDRSIAHRSILGPSIPAVPAPSIPIAPSRSLQPRSRSLHPRSLHPDRSGPDLSIPDPSGPDLSIPAVPLPPTPIPPVPIAESPLSLSLRPRSLRLWSLHPRLLHPHCPGRSGPAPSILDRFTPRSDHSIPDPSGPAPSIPDRFSPRPDRSIPDPSGPDRSGPDRCIPGRSIPAVPLPPSPVPRIALLPTPVLIAPSRSLHPRSLHPRCPGLPGPSIPGPSIPVPPSPLAPSPLSGSRSLHSRSLHSRSLHPGPSIRARSIPGRSIPAVPIPVAPFPVAPSPPSRSWSLHPRSLHPRRPGPGPFIRGRSIPDVPVLVPSSPVPPSPPSRSLHPRRPGPGPSIPGPSIPGRSIVAAPAADAPELLKPPPTARRGPRRPRSVPGVPESRSRSRSRPDARPPRGVSPPPGVTPPGVTPRCDPPAMDCSCVSDLLLTAPVPLWTPGFAFPDWAYKPESRRDPGVREGPRRPGPTSPVAPRVRVPGLGVQARVQEGPRRPGGTQASGPHIPRRPQGSRSRTGRTSPSPGGTQASGRDPGVRAPHPPSPPGFAFPDWAYKPESRRDPGVREGPRRPGPTSPVAPRVRVPGLGVQARVQEGPRRPGGTQASGPHIPRRPQGSRSRTGRTSPSPGGTQASGRDPGVRAPHPPSPPGFAFPDWAYKPESRRDPGVREGPRRPGPTSPVAPRVRVPGLGVQARVQEGPRRPGGTQASGPHIPRRPQGSRSRTGRTSPSPGGTQASGRDPGVRAPHPPSPPGFAFPDWAYKPESRRDPGVREGPRRPGPTSPVAPRVRVPGLGVQARVQPRVAADPAVALHPGAAAAGALPRGHRLAGRLRRVRHQGPGRGGAAVGGAQVQAPHELRQAQPRAQVLLQQAHPAQDEGQALHVQVQLQQSGAGQLPGAGAGGGGAAAADPPGGGAGRRLRRGAAVAVPRAPPPPRRPPRAPPRAVRAREAAAGNGGAAVRGGCPRGPQGPGPPGSLRPPARVPVGLGGPLRAQTGPPRRALPAPVLPPAAPPAAPPAPPNPPRGGGTDPPGTGVGFGAGSDGQGGRQLRGRGGDPPPRPPRAGDPPQSHPMGDPPTLGGAEPGFPIIKVGGQRFPPPPF, from the exons ATGGACCGGTACGGACCGGTACGGACCAatacggaccagtatggaccgGTACGGACCG GAGTccagacagatatgaaaacaCACGTGGGATCTACAGACCCCCCGGactcccccagagcccccccaaaag GAGTccagacagatatgaaaacaCACGTGGGATCTAcagacccccccggccccccccagagcccccccaaaag GAGTccagacagatatgaaaacaCACGTGGGATCTacagacccccccggacccccccagagcccccccaaaag TTTGAGGAAAATTGTGTCCATCGATCCGCCGGCCGCGCTCGCCCGATACTTaaaccggcccggccccgcgtcctgcggtccgtccgtccgtccctgcTCCCTCcggtccgtccgtctgtccctgcTCCCTCCGTCCCTGCTCCCTCcggtccgtccgtctgtccctgcTCCCTCCGGCCCTGCTCCCTCCGGTCCGTccgtccctgtccctgctccctccggtccgtccgtctgtccctgcTCCCTCCGGCCCTGCTCCCTCCGGTCCGTccgtccctgtccctgctccctccggtccgtccgtctgtccctgcTCCCTCCGGCCCCGCGTCCTGcgctccgtccgtccgtccctgcTCCCTCCGGTCCCGCATCCTCCCCGCATCCCGGCCCCGCGTCCTGCGGTCCGTccgtccctgtccctgctccctccggtccgtccgtccgtccctgcTCCCTCCGGCCCCGCGTCCTGCTGTCCGTCCGTCCCCGTCCCTGCTTCCTCCGGCCCCGCGTCCTGCTGTCCGTCCGTCCCCGTCCCTGGTCCCTCCACCCCTCCGGTCCCGCGTCCTCCGGTCCCGCATCTTCCCCGCACTCCTGTCCCTGTTCATCCCGGTCCCTCCGGCCCGGTGTCCCTGGTCCCTCTACCCCGGTCCCGCATCGTCCCCACATCCCGGTCCCTTCATCCCCGCTCCGGTCCCTACATCCCGGTCCCTCTGGTCCCGCATCGTCCCTGCATCCCCGTCCCTTCGTCCCCATCCCCGGTCCCTCTGGTCCCTGCATCCCGGTCCCTTCGTCCCCATCCCTGGTCCCTCCGGTCCCTGGTCCCGTATCCTGCTCATCCCGCTCCTTGGACCCCACATCCCTTTCTCCATCCCCCTCTGCTCCCTCCATCCCCCTCTGCTCCCTccatccccctctccttcctcctcctcctcctccccctgccccgtccctctctcctccctctcccctgccccgctccctccttccctccttcctccctccttcccggcTCCCACCTGCCCGCTCCGCTCCCTCcggccccttctcctcctcctccttcatccctctgtccctctgtcctcctgTCCCTCCGTCCCTCTCTCCTCCCGGCACCGATCCCGCCGACCCCGGACCCTCCATCCCCGGTCCAGGACCCTCCGATCCCGGTCCATCCTTCCCCGGTCCATCCATCCCCGATCCCGCCGACCCCGGTCCATCCATCCCCGCTCCATCCATCCCCGATCCCGCCGACCCCGCTCCATCCATCCCCGGTCCCGCCGGTCCCGGACCCTCCATCCCCGATCCCGGTCCATCCGTCCCCGGTCCCGGACCCTCTGTTCCAGGTACATCCATCCCCGGTACGTGTGTCCATCCATCCCCGCTGCCCTCGGTCCTTCCAGCCCCGCTTCCGCCGACCCCGGCTGCTCCATCCCCGACCCCTCCGATCCCGATCGCTCCATCCCCGACCCCTCCGATCCCGACCGCTCCATCCCCGGTCCCTCCGGTCCCGATCGCTCCATCGCCCATCGCTCCATCCTCGGTCCTTCCATCCCCGCCGTCCCCGCTCCCTCGATCCCGATCGCTCCATCCCGCTCCCTCCAACCGCGGTCCCGATCTCTCCATCCCCGATCTCTCCATCCCGATCGCTCCGGTCCTGATCTCTCCATCCCCGATCCCTCCGGTCCCGATCTCTCCATCCCCGCTGTCCCTCTCCCTCCAACCCCGATCCCTCCCGTCCCGATCGCTGAATCCCCGCTGTCCCTCTCCCTCCGTCCCCGATCCCTCCGACTCTGGTCTCTCCACCCCCGGTTGCTCCATCCGCACTGCCCCGGCCGCTCCGGTCCCGCTCCCTCCATCCTCGATCGCTTCACCCCCCGTTCCGATCACTCCATCCCTGATCCCTCCGGTCCCGCTCCCTCCATCCCCGATCGCTTCAGCCCCCGTCCCGATCGCTCCATCCCCGATCCCTCCGGTCCCGATCGCTCCGGTCCTGATCGCTGCATCCCCGGCCGCTCCATCCCCGCTGTCCCGCTCCCTCCATCCCCGGTCCCTCGGATCGCGCTTCTTCCAACGCCGGTCCTGATCGCTCCATCCCGGTCCCTCCATCCACGCTCGCTCCATCCCCGCTGTCCTGGTCTCCCCGGTCCCTCCATCCCCGGTCCCTCCATTCCGGTCCCTCCATCCCCGCTCGCTCCATCCCCGCTGTCCGGGTCCCGGTCCCTCCATTCCCGGTCTCTCCATTCCCGGTCGCTCCATCCCGGTCCCTCCATCCGCGCTCGTTCCATCCCCGGTCGCTCCATCCCCGCTGTCCCGATCCCGGTCGCTCCATTCCCCGTCGCTCCATCCCCGCCGTCCCGGTCCTGGTCCCTTCATCCGCGGTCGCTCCATCCCCGCCGTCCCGGTCCTGGTCCCTTCATCCGCGGTCGCTCCATCCCCGACGTCCCGGTCCTGGTCCCTTCATCCCCGGTCCCTCCATCCCCGCCGTCCCGGTCCCTCCATCCCCgccgtcccggtcccggtccctcCATCCCCGGTCCCTCCATCCCCGGTCGCTCCATCGTCGCTGCTCCCGCCGCCGATGCACCGGAGCTTCTAAAGCCGCCTCCGACCGCCCGGCGCGGACCCCGGCGTCCCCGCAGCGTCCCCGGTGTCCCGgagtcccggtcccggtcccggtcccggcccGATGCGCGGCCGCCCCGCG GTGTGAGCCCCCCCCCAGGTGTGACCCCCCCAGGTGTGACCCCCAGGTGTGACCCCCCCGCCATGGACTGCAGCTGCGTCTCCGATCTCCTCCTCACGGCCCCCGTCCCGCTCTGGACCCCAG GGTTCGCGTTCCCGGACTGGGCGTACAAGCccgagtccaggagggacccaggcgtccgggagggacccaggcgtccgggccccacatcccCCGTCGCCCCCAGGGTTCGCGTTCCCGGACTGGGCGTACAAGCccgagtccaggagggacccaggcgtccgggagggacccaggcgtccgggccccacatcccCCGTCGCCCCCAGGGTTCGCGTTCCCGGACTGGGCGTACAAGCccgagtccaggagggacccaggcgtccgggagggacccaggcgtccgggccccacatcccCCGTCGCCCCCAGGGTTCGCGTTCCCGGACTGGGCGTACAAGCccgagtccaggagggacccaggcgtccgggagggacccaggcgtccgggccccacatcccCCGTCGCCCCCAGGGTTCGCGTTCCCGGACTGGGCGTACAAGCccgagtccaggagggacccaggcgtccgggagggacccaggcgtccgggccccacatcccCCGTCGCCCCCAGGGTTCGCGTTCCCGGACTGGGCGTACAAGCccgagtccaggagggacccaggcgtccgggagggacccaggcgtccgggccccacatcccCCGTCGCCCCCAGGGTTCGCGTTCCCGGACTGGGCGTACAAGCccgagtccaggagggacccaggcgtccgggagggacccaggcgtccgggccccacatcccCCGTCGCCCCCAGGGTTCGCGTTCCCGGACTGGGCGTACAAGCccgagtccaggagggacccaggcgtccgggagggacccaggcgtccgggccccacatcccCCGTCGCCCCCAGGGTTCGCGTTCCCGGACTGGGCGTACAAGCccgagtccaggagggacccaggcgtccgggagggacccaggcgtccgggccccacatcccCCGTCGCCCCCAGGGTTCGCGTTCCCGGACTGGGCGTACAAGCccgagtccaggagggacccaggcgtccgggagggacccaggcgtccgggccccacatcccCCGTCGCCCCCAGGGTTCGCGTTCCCGGACTGGGCGTACAAGCCCGAGTCCAGCCCCGGGTCGCGGCAGATCCAGCTGTGGCACTTCATCCTGGAGCTGCTGCGGCAGGAGCGCTACCGCGAGGTCATCGCCTGGCAGGGCGACTACGGCGAGTTCGTCATCAAGGACCCGGACGAGGTGGCGCGGCTGTGGGGGGTGCGCAAGTGCAAGCCCCACATGAACTACGACAAGCTCAGCCGCGCGCTCAG gtATTACTACAACAAGCGCATCCTGCACAAGACGAAGGGCAAGCGCTTCACGTACAAGTTCAACTTCAGCAAAGTGGTGCTGGTCAACTACCCGGTGCTGGAGCTGGCGGGGGGGGCGCCGCTGCTGCTGACCCCCCCGGGGGGGGCGCCGGGCGCCGACTGCGCCGAG GCGCTGCAGTCGCTGTTCCtcgggccccgccccccccccgccgaCCCCCCCGCGCGCCCCCCCGCGCTGTTCGAGCCCGAGAAGCTGCGGCTGGAAACGGCGGCGCTGCCGTTCGTGGGGG GTGTCCCCGCGGTCCCCAAGGCCccggccctcctgggtccctacGCCCGCCCGCCCGAGtacccgtggggctgggggggcccctACGTGCCCAAACTGGCCCCCCCCGCCGCGCTCTACCCGCCCCCGTTCTAccccccgctgccccccccgccgccccccccgcccccccaaatcccccccgcgGGGGGGGCACCGACCCCCCCGGAACCGGCGTCGGATTCGGAGCTGGAAGTGACGGACAGGGGGGGCGGCAGCTCCGGGGACGAggcggggacccccccccccgccccccccgcgcgggtgaccccccccaatcccaccccatgggggaccccccAACCTTAGGGGGGGCAGAGCCGGGCTTCCCCATTATTAAGGTGGGGGGGCagcggttcccccccccccctttctaA